In Leptolyngbya sp. O-77, the genomic window AGCCCGAAGTGGCTGATGTGGCAGGATATCCAGGCGGTGCGGGCAAAGCTGGATGAGATTCGCGGAGCTTAGTGCGTGAAGAAATAGTAAACAGTTTCTCTTAGAGTTGTTTAAGCTCTTAATCCAGAGCTAAGCTAGTGCAGAAATACTAACTTGATGTGTAGTAATGCCTAAACTTACTTGTATTGAGTGCGGCAAGAAAACTACAGCAAAGCACCCAATCCTTGAAGTATCTCTTTGTAGAGCTTGTAGATCTGAGAATTCAGAGAAGTACGGTTTTGTTACTAAAACTCGAGCTGTAAGAGAGTATCGTCTAAAGCCTGATGAACTTTATGCACTAAAGTTTATTGAGGAGAAAAACCCGCACTGGCGTACTGGCCCTCATCCAATGCATTTATTTTTGCATCAACAGGTAAAGGGACTCTCTGAGCAAAAGTGGGGCAGTGCTGAGCCATATACGGTTACTTTGTCTCAGTTTTCTGAACAGCTCCTTTCATGGTTCCTTGAGGACTTAGATAGGTTAAAGCAACTTCCTCCAGACAAGTTTCAGTATTTTGTTGCAGATAGACTGGAACGCCTGGGATTAGAACCTAAACTGGTTGGAGATGTCTATAGAAAAGATGGTGGCGTAGACATCATTGCATATCCAAAGAACCTCACAGTTCCTTTTCTGTTAGCTGTTCAAGCAAAGCATCATCGTAAAGATCGCAAGACTTCAGTGAGTGATGTTCGTGATTTTCATGGTGTTTTAAATTCACACACTTCTCCCTTTCATATGGGTATGCTAGTCACTAATACTAGCTTTACCCCAGATGCAAAATGGTTTGCTAATAATAACCAAAAGCTTCTGCGATTGAGGGACATGAAAGATTTATGCCGCTGGCTGAAAGAAGATTTTACGAATGAGCATGAATGGCGCGAAATTCCTGAAGAAGTTGAGCTGGCACCAGGAATACGTATCCAGATCCCTAAACAGAAAGTGTGGTTAACCGATAAATCTTAGTTTTCTGCTGCCGCTTGCCATAATAGAGGGTCTAACTCCCCCTGGCGATCCAGTGCGTAGAGATCATCACAGCCGCCGATGTGCTGGTTGTTGATGAAAATTTGAGGCACGCTGCGGCGACCGTTGGCGCGTTCGGCCATTTTGACGCGGGCGGCTCCGTCGCCGTCGATTTTGTATTCGGTGAAGTTTACGCCTTTCCAGCGCAGCAGCATCTTGGCGCGGATGCAGTAAGGACAGGTTTGCCAGGTGTAGATTTCGACGTTGGCTTTGACGTTTTCTGGGTGTCGGCCGAGGAGGGTGTTGAGTTTTTCTAGCATGGCGTTGGGGAATGGGGAAAGGATGAGGAGATGATGGAGATGAGGAGAGAGGGAGATGAGGAGAGAGGGAGATGAGGAGATGAGGCAACTTCTTTCTCATCATCCCATCATCACCTCATCCCATCATCCAAATCCAGTTGCGGATTCAGCCGCCCGCCAAGCTGTTGCAACTCGTAGAGCTTTACGCCGATCTGGTATTCGTACTGGCTGAGCAGGCGGGCGTAGATGTAGCCGGGGCGGCCGTCGAGGAAGCCGAGCCGCAGGATGTAGAACAGGATGAAGCGCAGGATGGGGCGAAACGGCAGGCGTACCCACAGCAGCTTGAGGAAGCGCTTGCGCTGGACGGCGTTGCTCCACCAGCCGGAGGTGCGATCGCCCAATGTTCCGGCTTCATCCATGCCATTGAGTAGATTGTAGTAGACGCGGGCTTCCCAATTGGAGTAGCGGTTGTGGCGCTCTAGCCAGTGGTAGAGATCCCGATAGTCGATGTGGAGCATATCGGTGGTGAGGTAGCCTGCGGTTCCTTCCAGGAAGACGTGTTCATGCACTTCGTTGTCGCCCGTGTTGGGGGCAGTGTCAGTGTGCAGATTTTCGTAGCGTCCTTTGGCATGGCGAAACAGGCGCAGGTTCCAGTCGGGATACTTACCGCCGTGGCGAATCCATCTGCCCAGGAAGTAGACGCGACGGTTTAGGTAGTAGCCGTTGACGGCTGGATTTTGGATAGCTTGGGCGATTTCGTTCCAGAGGGCAGGCGGGATGCGCTCGTCGCAATCGACAATCAGCACCCACTCGTTGCGAAAGGGGAGATGGTCGAGGGCCCAATTTTTCTTTTTTGGCCAGCGCCCGCTGAAGTGGAACTGTACGACCTTTGCGCCATAGTCTGCGGCAATTTCGGCGGTGCGATCGCCGCTTTGCGAATCCACCACGAAAATCTCATCAGCAAGGGCAAGGCTTTCCAAACAGGCAGGCAAATTTAGCTCCTCGTCTTTGGCAGGAACTAGCACCGAGACGGGGATGCGGTTGGGCAAATGGGTCATTTCTAGCGGCCAGGAAATCGTCCAACTGCGTAAGTTCTAACAAAGTTTCATCCTGAACCGTAGCAAAACCCTTAGACCGAGCTTAATATGAGTTAACAAAGCCAAGCCTGAGTGATGTCCTGACTGCGGAGAACCGTTCTCGCTCCCCGATTTCTAAATATGCCCAGACGCACTTCGCCGAACGACTTGCAGCATTGGGAAGACGCTTCCGATCTAGAGCATCTGGTGGTAGACAAGCGATCGCACAAGCGGGCCACGCCCGCCAAAGGTCGTCGCCGCAACCGTCGCTACGAAAAGCGGCTGCTGAACCACTATCTAGAAAATTCCGAAGATTTGGAATTGGAACTGGATGCGCCTGGTGGTGAAGCCAGTGCGCCGGTGGTTGAATAGATTGCTGGCGCAGACGGGCAGTTGCCTCTCTCGCTAGGATTGAGAGTGGTGGGCTGATTGTCAGGGCTGATTTTCCAGGCTGACTTTCAAGCGTTGTCACAAGCTCTGGACGCAGGTAAGGGTGGATTTTGACTGTTGATCAGGCATCTGAAATGACTGATTCTCAATCGTTGGAGATGACCGAAGAACGGGCGATCGCCACGCTGTCTCAGGCTGCGGCGGCCTTTTGCAATGGCGGCGATCGCCCCTCAGCGCAAACGCTGGTGGCAGCCATGCTGGCAGCAGAATCGGCAGCACGACACCAAAAAATGCCCCTTGCATTTGAAAATTTATTAGGACAGTGGCGGCTTTGTTTTACCACCACCGCCCGCAAAGCCCGCAGGCGAGGCATTCGGCTGGGGTCGGGCTTTTATTGGCCCCAGTTTGTGCCCGCGCAGATTGGCTTTGCGTCGGATGAGGCAGCGACAAACCAAGGCATGATTACCAATCAGGTGACCTTGGGCGGGCTGTGGCTGCGGTTTACTGGCCCCTGCCGCTTTCAGTCCAAAAAGAACCTGCTGGCGTTTGACTTTACCAAAATGGCAATTGGCGCGGGCGATCGCCCCCTGTGGCAGCGCACCCTGCGCGAAGAATCAGCGGCAGCATTTGCGGCACAGGCGATCGCCAAGTTGCCTTTCTTTGCCTTTTTTCAGGCTACGCCCCACTTTTTGGCAGCACGGGGACGCGGCGGTGGTCTGGCAATCTGGGTCAAGCAGTCAGACTTCTATCAGTCAGACTGCTAGGAGACGGGCGCTTCTGACGCATCGTCTGGCGCAATGCCGGAAGTTAGAGCATCGGCCGTAGCTTGGGGCGTTTCGCCTCTGGGTTCATTAGGGATTGCATTAGGGATTTCGTCAGGGGTGTCGTCGGGGGTGTCGTCGGGAACCGTGGAGTCAGGGCGATCGCCCTCGACCTCCTCAGTGACAGGCGCAGCAGCGATGGATTTCGACAAAAGCTGTTCGATTTCAACTGAGGGCTGGGGCAAGGTTTCCACCTCGGCAATGCGCTCCGGCATCAGACGGGCGTTGGGGTTGCTGCCGCCCAATCGTTTCAGCATTTTGGATTTGGGATTGTGCCACAGGTACAAGAGGCGATCGCCCTCCTGCAAGACCTCCGTCGAGGCAACCTGAAGCTGCCCGTCGCGCTCTACCAGCAGCGGCATCAGCTTGCCGTCCGCAATCAGCGTTGCCAGATGCACCTGCTGCTCGACCAGGATCGGCTCCTGAAGGACGGTTTCTCCCAAGCGCACATCGCGATCCTCCAAGTAACGGTTCCAGGTTTTCAGCGGCATTTTGGGCACAAAGGCGGGCTGCACCTTGGGCGAGGCGGGAGAGGTTGTGGAGGCGCTAGCAACACTGGTGGTGGTCGCCACGGGTTCAGTCTCCTGGCTCAAATCTCCCGGCACAACGGCCAGCACGCGGGGCGGCTGAAACTCCTCCGCAGCCCGCTGCGCCAGCACTTGATTCACCTGGCCATTGCTGGTCAGCGCCAAAAAGGTGCCTGCCCGCCCCAGTCCCGCCTGCTCCAGCACGTCGGTATCGAGCGCACTACTGGCGATCGCCCGCAAACCCTCCTGTTCCGCCAGTTTGCACGCCGCCAGGTCAGTGTCGATCAGCACCACCGACTCGCCCCGCTCCTGAAACATGCGCCCAATTAGCAGGCTTAGCGGGTTGCAGCCGACAATCACCGCCCCCGTCGCCTGCTTAGACGTAATATCTAACCATTCTGCCACCCACCGCGCCGTCAGCCCCTGCAAAAACACGGTCGAAAGGATCGTCAGAAACACCAGCGCCTTAATCGCCTCGCCACCGCTGATGCCGCGCTGAGTCAGCAAAATCGCAAACAGCGAGGCCACCGATGCAGACACAATGCCCCTGGGCGCAACCCAGCACATGAAGAGCTTCTGTCGCCAGTTCAGCCCGCTGTTCCAGGTACATACCGCCACATTCAACGGCCGCACGACAAACATCAGCGCCAGCACCGTCAGCCCAGCGCCCCAGCCCAGCGCAAACAAACTGGCGATCGACAAATCCGCTGCCAGCAGCACGAATAAAATCGACACCGCCAAAATTGTCAGTTGCTCCTTAAACCGCCGCAGCAGCCGCTCATCAGGAATCGACGAGGCCCGCAGCACCAACCCCGCCAGCACCACCGTCATCAACCCCGACTCGCTGCGGATGCTCTGGGCCAGCCCAAACAAGCCCCACACGCCTGCCAGCACGACCAGATTTTTCTGCCCTTCCGACAAAAACTTCGCCTGTTTGAGAAATTGCCCCAGCAGCCAGCCGCCCAGTGCCCCAATGCCGCCGCCAATGCCCAGCCGCAGCAGCAGCCCACTGGCTACCGACAGCGGCGCTGCGTTGCCATTCAGAATCACATCCAGCACCACCACCGCCAAAATCGCGCCCACCGGATCGATCAGCACGCCCTCGCCTTCTAGCAAGCTGGATACCTGGCGATCGACCTGCACTTGCTTCATGAGCGGGCTGATCACGGTCGGTCCGGTAACGACGACCAGCGAGGCATAAAGAAAGGCGATCGCCCAGGGAAATTCGCCTAGCCAGTGGGCCGCCATGCCGCCGCCCAGCAGCGTAATTAGCGTACCCAGGGTGACAAGGTTCCGCAGGCTGCCTGATACCGTGCTGAGCTGCCGCAGTTCCAAGTTC contains:
- a CDS encoding cation:proton antiporter, translated to MIEGLSPTPETPLALMLQFVIAVLAGISGQVVAAFFNVPSIVFLLIFGIVLGGDGLDWLHPQSLGVGLEVIVALSVALILFEGGLNLELRQLSTVSGSLRNLVTLGTLITLLGGGMAAHWLGEFPWAIAFLYASLVVVTGPTVISPLMKQVQVDRQVSSLLEGEGVLIDPVGAILAVVVLDVILNGNAAPLSVASGLLLRLGIGGGIGALGGWLLGQFLKQAKFLSEGQKNLVVLAGVWGLFGLAQSIRSESGLMTVVLAGLVLRASSIPDERLLRRFKEQLTILAVSILFVLLAADLSIASLFALGWGAGLTVLALMFVVRPLNVAVCTWNSGLNWRQKLFMCWVAPRGIVSASVASLFAILLTQRGISGGEAIKALVFLTILSTVFLQGLTARWVAEWLDITSKQATGAVIVGCNPLSLLIGRMFQERGESVVLIDTDLAACKLAEQEGLRAIASSALDTDVLEQAGLGRAGTFLALTSNGQVNQVLAQRAAEEFQPPRVLAVVPGDLSQETEPVATTTSVASASTTSPASPKVQPAFVPKMPLKTWNRYLEDRDVRLGETVLQEPILVEQQVHLATLIADGKLMPLLVERDGQLQVASTEVLQEGDRLLYLWHNPKSKMLKRLGGSNPNARLMPERIAEVETLPQPSVEIEQLLSKSIAAAPVTEEVEGDRPDSTVPDDTPDDTPDEIPNAIPNEPRGETPQATADALTSGIAPDDASEAPVS
- the grxC gene encoding glutaredoxin 3 is translated as MLEKLNTLLGRHPENVKANVEIYTWQTCPYCIRAKMLLRWKGVNFTEYKIDGDGAARVKMAERANGRRSVPQIFINNQHIGGCDDLYALDRQGELDPLLWQAAAEN
- a CDS encoding glycosyltransferase family 2 protein, with amino-acid sequence MTHLPNRIPVSVLVPAKDEELNLPACLESLALADEIFVVDSQSGDRTAEIAADYGAKVVQFHFSGRWPKKKNWALDHLPFRNEWVLIVDCDERIPPALWNEIAQAIQNPAVNGYYLNRRVYFLGRWIRHGGKYPDWNLRLFRHAKGRYENLHTDTAPNTGDNEVHEHVFLEGTAGYLTTDMLHIDYRDLYHWLERHNRYSNWEARVYYNLLNGMDEAGTLGDRTSGWWSNAVQRKRFLKLLWVRLPFRPILRFILFYILRLGFLDGRPGYIYARLLSQYEYQIGVKLYELQQLGGRLNPQLDLDDGMR
- a CDS encoding restriction endonuclease, translating into MPKLTCIECGKKTTAKHPILEVSLCRACRSENSEKYGFVTKTRAVREYRLKPDELYALKFIEEKNPHWRTGPHPMHLFLHQQVKGLSEQKWGSAEPYTVTLSQFSEQLLSWFLEDLDRLKQLPPDKFQYFVADRLERLGLEPKLVGDVYRKDGGVDIIAYPKNLTVPFLLAVQAKHHRKDRKTSVSDVRDFHGVLNSHTSPFHMGMLVTNTSFTPDAKWFANNNQKLLRLRDMKDLCRWLKEDFTNEHEWREIPEEVELAPGIRIQIPKQKVWLTDKS